The Prosthecobacter fusiformis genomic sequence GATACAGGCAGCGATGCAGCGATCTCTCTGCGGCCTGCCATTCCCCAAACTGGTATAGAATCATGCCGTGATAATAATAAGCTCCCGCACTGAGGGGTGAATGCAGGATCACAGAATCACACGCCTGGAGCGCCTGCTTCAAATCTCCAGCGTCAGCATAACGTGTGATTTCGCATAGCTTTTCATCCTCAGTCTCCAGCCCCGGCGTTGCCAAAGGGCTGTCATTGGCAGCTGCGCTTGTCGTCGGCTTGGGGATCGGGAATAGCTCCGGCATGGGCATCACCGGCGGTGGTGGTGCTTCCATCCCAGTCTGCCGCAGTGGCGGCACATAAGGCATCACCGGTGGGGTATAAGGTGTCTTGATGGCGTCCACCGATTCTCCTTGTAGGCCGCGCTGGTATAGAACCGCCCCAGGGGTATTCACCGTCCTGAATTTACGGAAGGTTTCAGTATGCGGCTCTGCATGCCCCACCGCCAACCATCCTCCTGGATTCAGCGTCTCATAAAACTGGTGGGACAGCCGCTGGATAAAGGGCTGGTCAAAATAGATCATCACATTCCGGCAGACGATCAGGTCATAACCAGCTAGGTCTAGAGTCACGTCTGGAAACGGCTGTAACGCCAGATTGTGACTCTGAAACCGCACCGCCTTGCGGCAGGTTTCTTTGAGTCTCCACCGTTTCTCTTCTTTGATGAAGTTTTGATGCAGGATACCGGGAGGTACGCCGCGCAGACTCCAGGGTTCATAGCTGCCAGCCTCCGCCATGCGTAGGAATTTGCGGTTGATATCGGTGCCCAGGATATGGACGGACCAATCCTCATACGCACTGCCCAGGAAATCCCTCAGCAGGATGGCGATGGAATACGGCTCTGCCCCGATGGAGCATCCGGCACACCAGATACGCAGGCTGCGTGTATGCGCCTTTCGCCGTAGCAGATCTGGGAATACGACATCCCGCATGGCATGAAACATCTCCAGGTGACGGAAGAAAAAAGTCTCTCCAATCGTCAGTTGTTCCACCAGCGCATCCAGAACGCTTTGATCGCTACGCAGCCGTTGAAGCAGTACGGTTGCAGGCGG encodes the following:
- a CDS encoding CheR family methyltransferase → MTTLSEMPHALLVDASFHPLKDWIIQRTGLSYYKDKNEDLILALERVFAQGGSMPPATVLLQRLRSDQSVLDALVEQLTIGETFFFRHLEMFHAMRDVVFPDLLRRKAHTRSLRIWCAGCSIGAEPYSIAILLRDFLGSAYEDWSVHILGTDINRKFLRMAEAGSYEPWSLRGVPPGILHQNFIKEEKRWRLKETCRKAVRFQSHNLALQPFPDVTLDLAGYDLIVCRNVMIYFDQPFIQRLSHQFYETLNPGGWLAVGHAEPHTETFRKFRTVNTPGAVLYQRGLQGESVDAIKTPYTPPVMPYVPPLRQTGMEAPPPPVMPMPELFPIPKPTTSAAANDSPLATPGLETEDEKLCEITRYADAGDLKQALQACDSVILHSPLSAGAYYYHGMILYQFGEWQAAERSLHRCLYLSRHLVLAHYYMGLVQERLGHSPKRHFGNALKLLADRPDDSPVPLGQGLTVREFRSLLMMPGLSAEAPSYQS